One segment of Desmodus rotundus isolate HL8 chromosome 6, HLdesRot8A.1, whole genome shotgun sequence DNA contains the following:
- the LOC112306960 gene encoding testis-specific serine/threonine-protein kinase 1 encodes MDDTAVLKRRGYIMGINLGEGSYAKVKSAYSERLKFNVAVKIIDRKKAPQDFLEKFLPREIEILIMLNHHSIIKTYEIFETSEGKVYIVMELGVQGDLLEFIKTHGALHEDEARKKFRQLSLAVKYCHDLDIVHRDLKCENLLLDKDFNIKLSDFGFSKRCLRDDSGRLTLSKTFCGSAAYAAPEVLQGIPYQPKVYDIWSLGVILYIMVCGSMPYDDSNIKKMLRIQKEHRVNFPRSKHLTDECKDLIYRMLQPDVSRRLHIDEILSHCWVQPRTRGLSSVTINKEVGSSRGTEPLQTPEPASDKKSATKLDPREEAQPEVRPETKSKEETLQVQASRQLETTSVTLAGQQPSRETVEGGPLQPPETHT; translated from the coding sequence ATGGATGACACTGCCGTGCTCAAGCGGCGAGGCTATATCATGGGGATTAACTTGGGAGAGGGCTCATACGCCAAAGTCAAATCTGCTTACTCGGAGCGCCTGAAGTTCAACGTGGCGGTCAAGATCATTGACCGCAAGAAAGCCCCTCAGGACTTCTTGGAGAAATTCCTTCCCCGGGAAATTGAGATTCTGATCATGCTAAACCACCACTCCATCATCAAGACCTACGAGATCTTCGAGACCTCGGAGGGCAAGGTCTACATTGTCATGGAGCTCGGGGTCCAGGGCGACCTCCTTGAGTTCATCAAAACCCATGGAGCCCTGCACGAAGACGAGGCTCGCAAGAAGTTCCGCCAGCTCTCCTTGGCCGTCAAGTACTGCCACGACCTGGACATTGTCCACCGAGACCTCAAGTGCGAGAACCTTCTCCTCGACAAGGACTTCAACATCAAGCTGTCCGACTTCGGCTTCTCCAAGCGCTGCCTGCGGGATGACAGCGGCCGGCTGACCTTGAGCAAGACCTTCTGTGGGTCAGCGGCGTATGCGGCCCCCGAGGTGCTACAGGGCATCCCCTACCAGCCCAAGGTCTACGACATCTGGAGCCTGGGTGTGATCCTCTACATCATGGTCTGCGGCTCCATGCCCTACGATGATTCCAATATCAAGAAGATGCTGCGCATCCAGAAGGAGCACCGAGTCAACTTCCCACGCTCGAAGCACCTGACAGACGAGTGCAAGGACCTCATCTACCGCATGCTCCAGCCGGATGTCAGCCGGCGGCTGCACATCGATGAGATCCTCAGCCACTGCTGGGTGCAGCCCAGGACCCGGGGCCTGTCCTCTGTAACCATCAACAAGGAGGTAGGGAGCTCCAGGGGCACCGAGCCCTTGCAGACGCCCGAACCTGCCTCTGACAAGAAGTCAGCCACCAAGCTGGATCCCCGGGAGGAGGCACAGCCTGAGGTGAGGCCAGAGACAAAGTCCAAGGAGGAGACGCTACAAGTGCAGGCATCAAGGCAGTTGGAGACCACGAGCGTCACCCTCGCAGGCCAGCAGCCGAGCAGGGAGACAGTGGAAGGGGGCCCCCTGCAGCCCCCTGAAACACACACCTAG